From Novosphingobium resinovorum, the proteins below share one genomic window:
- a CDS encoding DUF481 domain-containing protein: MTMLRPVLSGLPVMLLAVPAHAQVHQFDEPLVLVPLPPPPLVLDLPDYPEFVPYVRAERPRLPLAVRALLEAAMKTDDGASVSAMVKFAQQTQPYDKDEIRDMQRVYNDRRAKEIAAKTEAELARIRASGVLELWKGQIEVGAFRSTGNTENFGFTAALKLNRKGIKWEHIIQANADYQEDRDTVTREQYSASYQPRYTLNDGFFTYGRTQYERDRIQGFADRYTLSGGLGYRVLNRPAMTLALEAGPAFRATNYVDDVNQTTWSVLTSIDFDWTINPTIKLTQDASSYIGSDNNTFTSMTAIEAGMMRGLKAKLSYSIEHETRPPSGSLKTDTISRFSLVYGF, translated from the coding sequence ATGACGATGCTCCGACCGGTCCTCTCCGGCCTTCCCGTTATGCTGCTTGCCGTTCCCGCCCATGCGCAAGTGCACCAGTTCGACGAGCCGCTCGTTCTGGTCCCGCTCCCGCCGCCGCCGCTGGTGCTCGACCTGCCGGATTATCCCGAGTTCGTGCCTTACGTGAGGGCGGAGCGGCCGCGCCTGCCGCTGGCGGTGCGCGCACTGCTGGAAGCCGCGATGAAGACCGACGACGGGGCCTCCGTGTCCGCGATGGTCAAGTTCGCGCAGCAGACCCAGCCTTACGACAAGGACGAGATCCGCGACATGCAGCGGGTCTACAACGACCGTCGCGCCAAGGAGATCGCCGCCAAGACTGAGGCGGAACTGGCCCGCATCCGTGCCTCGGGTGTGCTCGAACTGTGGAAGGGCCAGATCGAGGTCGGCGCCTTCCGCTCCACAGGAAACACCGAGAACTTCGGTTTTACCGCTGCCCTCAAGCTCAACCGCAAGGGTATCAAGTGGGAGCACATCATCCAGGCCAACGCGGACTATCAGGAAGATCGCGACACCGTAACCCGCGAACAGTATTCTGCCAGCTACCAGCCGCGCTACACCCTGAACGACGGCTTCTTCACCTATGGTCGCACGCAGTACGAGCGTGACCGCATTCAGGGCTTCGCTGATCGTTACACGCTCTCGGGCGGTCTCGGTTACCGGGTGCTCAACCGTCCCGCCATGACGCTGGCGCTGGAAGCAGGTCCGGCGTTTCGCGCCACCAACTATGTGGACGACGTCAACCAGACGACATGGTCGGTGCTGACCTCGATCGACTTCGACTGGACGATCAACCCGACGATCAAGCTGACGCAGGACGCCAGCAGCTACATCGGGTCGGACAACAACACCTTCACCTCGATGACCGCGATCGAGGCCGGCATGATGAGGGGGCTGAAAGCCAAGCTGTCCTACTCCATCGAGCATGAGACGCGTCCGCCCAGCGGATCGCTCAAGACCGACACGATCTCGCGCTTCTCGCTGGTCTACGGGTTCTGA
- a CDS encoding ABC transporter ATP-binding protein, with protein sequence MQPILEISGLTKTYAGGFTALKGVDLTINKGEIFALLGPNGAGKTTLIGAVCGMVRPTSGTITAFGEDMGRHWRTLRKRVGLVPQELATDMFEPVLRSVNHSRGLFGLAPNPALVEDILKALSLWEKRDEQIRNLSGGMKRRVLIAKALAHEPELLFLDEPTAGVDVELRRDMWKQIALLRERGTTVILTTHYIEEAEEMADRVGIIRKGEILMVDEKAAMMERLGRTEALISLAQPLAEVPAGIAAFPVTLSEDGRTLVYRGGGGEGASAGTAEVAELTKALTRAGIDYTAIDIHESSLEDIFVNLLEGPDAPVQETAA encoded by the coding sequence ATGCAGCCTATCCTCGAAATCAGCGGCCTGACGAAAACTTACGCAGGCGGTTTCACGGCGCTCAAAGGCGTCGATCTCACCATCAACAAGGGCGAGATTTTTGCGCTCCTCGGGCCGAACGGCGCTGGCAAGACCACGCTGATCGGCGCGGTCTGCGGGATGGTGCGGCCGACCTCGGGCACGATCACCGCGTTCGGCGAGGACATGGGCCGCCACTGGCGCACCTTGCGCAAGCGCGTCGGTCTCGTGCCGCAGGAACTGGCGACCGACATGTTCGAGCCGGTGCTGCGCTCGGTCAACCATTCGCGCGGGCTCTTCGGGCTCGCCCCCAACCCGGCGCTGGTCGAGGACATCCTCAAGGCGCTCAGCCTCTGGGAAAAGCGCGACGAGCAGATCCGCAACCTCTCGGGCGGCATGAAGCGCCGCGTGCTGATCGCCAAGGCGCTGGCGCACGAACCCGAACTGCTGTTCCTCGACGAGCCCACCGCAGGCGTCGACGTCGAACTGCGCCGCGACATGTGGAAGCAGATCGCCCTCCTGCGCGAGCGTGGCACCACGGTGATTCTCACCACCCACTACATCGAGGAAGCCGAGGAAATGGCCGACCGCGTCGGCATCATCCGCAAGGGCGAAATCCTGATGGTGGACGAAAAGGCGGCGATGATGGAACGCCTGGGCCGCACCGAAGCGCTGATCTCGCTCGCGCAGCCGCTGGCCGAAGTTCCCGCCGGGATCGCGGCATTCCCCGTGACGCTTTCCGAGGACGGCCGCACGCTCGTCTATCGCGGCGGCGGCGGGGAGGGGGCGTCTGCGGGCACCGCCGAAGTCGCCGAACTGACCAAGGCCCTGACCCGCGCCGGGATCGACTACACCGCGATCGACATCCACGAATCGAGCCTGGAGGACATCTTCGTGAACCTGCTCGAAGGGCCCGACGCGCCTGTTCAGGAGACTGCGGCATGA
- a CDS encoding ABC transporter permease: protein MSLFNARSAWTIYRQELMRAFRTAMQSILAPVLTTTLYFVVFGAAIGGQMKSGVDGLNYGAFIVPGLLLLTILGESVSNASFGIYMPRFTGAIYELLSAPVGVAETLVGFVGAAATKSLILAAIILATASFFVDYSIAHPVYAFFFVLLVSASFSLFGFILGIWADSFEKLTIVPLLILTPLTFLGGTFYSIDMLPEPWRQVAMANPVVYLVNGLRWTFYGSSDVPIALSLGLTLLFLVLCVGFITWIFKSGWRLRT from the coding sequence ATGAGCCTGTTCAACGCCCGCTCCGCCTGGACCATCTACAGGCAGGAACTGATGCGCGCCTTCCGTACGGCGATGCAGTCGATCCTCGCGCCGGTGCTGACCACCACGCTCTACTTCGTCGTCTTCGGGGCCGCGATCGGCGGCCAGATGAAGAGCGGGGTGGACGGCCTCAATTACGGCGCGTTCATCGTACCGGGCCTTCTGCTGCTGACGATCCTGGGCGAGAGCGTCTCCAACGCCAGCTTCGGCATCTACATGCCCCGCTTCACCGGCGCGATCTACGAGCTGCTCTCCGCGCCCGTGGGCGTCGCCGAAACCCTCGTCGGCTTCGTCGGCGCGGCGGCGACCAAGTCGCTGATCCTTGCCGCGATCATCCTCGCGACGGCCAGCTTTTTCGTCGATTACTCGATCGCGCATCCGGTCTATGCGTTCTTCTTCGTGCTGCTGGTTTCCGCCAGTTTCTCGCTGTTCGGCTTCATCCTCGGCATCTGGGCGGACAGCTTTGAGAAGCTGACGATCGTACCGTTGCTGATCCTGACCCCGCTGACGTTCCTCGGCGGCACGTTCTACTCGATCGACATGCTGCCCGAGCCCTGGCGTCAGGTTGCGATGGCGAACCCGGTGGTCTACCTCGTGAACGGGCTGCGCTGGACGTTCTACGGCAGTTCGGACGTGCCGATCGCGCTGTCGCTCGGCCTGACGCTTCTGTTCCTCGTCCTTTGCGTCGGATTCATCACATGGATCTTCAAGAGCGGGTGGCGTTTGCGCACGTGA